A region from the Pelecanus crispus isolate bPelCri1 chromosome 11, bPelCri1.pri, whole genome shotgun sequence genome encodes:
- the TNFRSF13B gene encoding tumor necrosis factor receptor superfamily member 13B — MDGTHVRWDAMNNCTDQQYWDTLVCQCIPCSLVCGRPTVRRCAALCESMDCNRRAGFYYDKLLKKCINCTTICGQHPKQCALSCETGALVATPPPPAALVTASPEQKACAEQEPWLVVYLLLGLCLCALICSLLLGWTHLRRKGEVVSCQASAGTCHRREDSSKDRLVEAGSVGDGSTGSRVPEPVETCGFCFPGHGSAVQETKSCHSTSYHIGERAAPSHTGICSTGSAGAIPSPDDGHFKIICSPSQEKTLMA; from the exons ATGGATGGGACACACGTCAGGTGGGATGCCATGAACAACTGCACCGATCAGCAGTACTGGGACACCCTCGTCTGCCAGTGCATCCCCTGCAGCCTCGTATGCGGCCGGCCCACAGTGAGGAGGTGTGCTGCCCTGTGCG AGTCCATGGACTGCAACAGGAGAGCCGGCTTCTACTACGACAAGCTCCTGAAAAAATGCATCAACTGCACCACGATCTGCGGGCAGCACCCGAAGCAATGCGCCCTGTCCTGCGAAA CGGGTGCCTTGGTGgccacccccccgccgccggccgccctgGTCACGGCCTCGCCTGAGCAGAAGGCGTGCGCGGAGCAGGAGCCGTGGCTGGTGGTGTacctgctgctggggctctgcctCTGCGCCCTCatctgctccctgctcctgggctggACCCACCTGCggaggaagggagaggtggTCTCCTGCCAAGCCAGCGCTGGGACCTGCCACCGCAGGGAGGACTCCTCCAAAG ATCGTCTGGTGGAAGCGGGCAGCGTTGGTGATGGATCCACCGGCAGCAGGGTCCCAGAGCCGGTGGAAACCTGTGGCTTCTGCTTCCCTGGACACGGCTCTGCTGTACAAGAGACCAAATCATGCCACAGCACCTCCTACCATATAGGGGAAAGAGCTGCTCCCTCTCACACGGGGATATGCAGCACGGGAAGCGCTGGGGCCATTCCCAGCCCTGATGATGGCCACTTCAAAATCATCTGTTCTCCTTCACAAGAGAAGACGCTCATGGCATGA